The Deinococcus fonticola genome includes the window ACTCGTAGCTCTTGCGGTCAGCGCTGGCATCCCCGGTGACCAGAATGAACTGGTCGGCCTTATCCGGTTTCTTATCGTCTCCGAGTACCTCACGGATGCTATTCCAGTCCTCAAAAAAGTACTCTTCCAGCAAGGGCAGAATCTTGTTCTCCAGTGCATTTGAGACGGCCTCAAGCGTGGGTGGCAGCCCAAGCAGGTAGGCATGCCCAATCACCTGGTCGCGGCTGAGTCGCTGCTCGATGCGCTGATTGATGGTTCTCAGGAACGCCTGTAGGTCAAGCGTCTCGTCGCCAATCTTGAGGTCGCTAGGGAGGAGTGTCGGGTCAGGCCAGACCTTTTTGAAGGTAAAACGGCGTCGTAAAGCCACGTCCAGCTGCGTGAGGCTGCGGTCAGCAGTATTCATCGTGCCGATGACGTATAGGCTTTCTGGCACGCCAAATTTTCGCTTGCTCAATGGGAGTTCCACGGTCAGTCCTTCAGCGCGTCCCAGGCGCTTACCATCCTCGA containing:
- a CDS encoding McrB family protein yields the protein MPLNQILYGPPGTGKTYSVIDEALKILEPSFYSANQEPEQRSVRKERYDELVEKGKVTFVTFHQSFGYDDFIEGLKPVMKGDTLAYERQDGLFLRAVRAAGGAIGEESEQTPQAHVLIIDEINRGNVAKVFGELITLLEDGKRLGRAEGLTVELPLSKRKFGVPESLYVIGTMNTADRSLTQLDVALRRRFTFKKVWPDPTLLPSDLKIGDETLDLQAFLRTINQRIEQRLSRDQVIGHAYLLGLPPTLEAVSNALENKILPLLEEYFFEDWNSIREVLGDDKKPDKADQFILVTGDASADRKSYEYNDEAFKRLSAFQQVYSKL